Within Vicia villosa cultivar HV-30 ecotype Madison, WI linkage group LG1, Vvil1.0, whole genome shotgun sequence, the genomic segment GCTAAAATTGATGAAGGCATATTCCTTTGATATTCTACGTTTAGCAAGGTTTTTAGAGTTTTAAAAAACACGTGACGATTGAAGAATCAATTCATGTTATCTTTGATGAATCTAATCGCTTGTCTGTAGAGGTAGATGTTTTTTACTGTAGGTATCCTAAAGGAAACTTCTCTGGGAGCTGATGATCATGATAAAGATCAAGATCAAGGTCAAAAGGAAGATCATCGTTTAAATGGAGATACTCAAGTTGAAAAactcaacttagacaatgaaagtctaccaaaagaatggaatACCACTAAGGACCCTCTGATTCAGAACGATATTGGAGATATTTCTAAGGGAGCTACACCTTAACACTCCCTTAGCACGGTATGTAGTCATATGGCCTTTGTTTCCCAAATTGAGGCAAAAGAAGTTAATGAGGCCCTCATTAATGAATATTGGTCTCTTTCTATGCAAGAAGAGATAGATTCGTTTGAAAGAAACATCGTTTGGGAACTCTTTCCCAAAGCTTCAGCTAATCAAGTGATTAGGACCCACTAGGTCTTTCACAATAAGCTTGACGAATACGGAAATTTTTTGAGAAATAAAGCAAGACTTATTGCGAAAGGATACAATCAATAGGAGACATAGATTTTAATGAGAACTATGTTCTTGTAGCTCTGTTAGAGGCCATAAAGGGTGTTTTTAGCCTTTTCTTGCATCATGGATTTTAAAATCTTCCAAATGGATATAAAAAGTGTGTTCTTGAATGCTTACATCCAAGATAAAGTGTTTGTTGATCAACCTCTAAGATTAGTAAATCCTTCTTGTCCTAATCATGTCTTCAAGCTGAAAAAGGCTTTGTTCAACCTAAAACAAGCTCTTAGAGCTTGATATGATTTTCAGAGTAAGTTTCAAATTGAAAAATGATTTTCAAAGAGGAAAAGTTGTCAAAatcttttttatcaaaaaatatgAGCATGCCATTTTGTTAGTTCAAATCTATGGAGATGATATCATATTCAGTGCTACTAACGAATCCTTGGTTAAATAATTTTCAAAGTAATGAAAAATGAGTTCAAGATTGCAATAATGCGGGAGCATATATACTTCCTTAACCTTTAAATTCATCAATCTAAAAAGGAACATTTATCAATCAAGAAAAGTACTACAAATAATTACTTAAAAGATTGAGCATGATAAGGCTAAGTCTATCTCTACTTTTCTGGGTACTTCCTAAAATTAGGACCAGGATGAAGGAGGAAAGCTAGTTAAAGAGAAAGTACCAAGATATGGTCATTTCCATCCTTTATATCACTGAATCTCATCCTGATATTATGTTTGTTGTGTCTCTGTGCATGTTTTTAAGTATCTCCAAAAGAATCACATCTCTTTATGATAAACTACAATATACAAAATCTCAATGGCACACCACTAATGGGTTTATGGTACCCCAAAGGGATGATTTATGTCTTAGTTATGAACTGAGGTTGTGAATTTATTGGGTGCAAATTAGATTATAAAAGTACCAGCGATACATGTCACTTACTTGGCACCTCGCCCGTCTCTTGGTATAACAAGAAACAAGCAAATGCAACGCTACCCACAATTGAGGTGGAATTCACTGATGCGGGTAGCTGTGCAACACAAATTATTTGGATGAAACACCAACTAAGTGATTACAAAGTTAATCTTGGAGCTATCTCGATAAAATGCGACAACACTAGAGCCATAGACCTCACAAAAAAATCTAGTACTTCACTCTTAGAGTAAACATATTGAGGTTCGATACTAATTTATAAGAGATCGTGTTGAAAACGGGGATTGCGTAATTGATAGTGTGTCTTCATTTAATCAACTCGCAAATATTTTGACCAAaccttattttcaaaaaaaaaaaaaaattctttttcatAAGAACTgaatttggaatattgaattaatcatGCATTGATTAATATCAGCTAAATctatcttctccttcttcttctttgctttatcTATGTGGTATACATGATCTATGTGTTTTCCTTATGTTCATTTTTCTCCTTTTTGGTAATGTCAAAAGGGGAGAAGTATACTATTAAGGGGAGTAGGGTATACTCTCTATATTTGTCACGGAGAGTCTAACCACTCTAATATGTTACCATTGTTTTGTTGTTTGTCCACCTCCTTGGGAGATgcattgtcatcataaaaaaaaagGGGATAAATATGGAGCTATGTTCTTGCAGGTACATTCATCTACAAATGCAGCAGATGATCCTTGGTGCCTCTGATGTTGACAACACCTAATATTAAGAGGTGTTCGGTGGAGTCATTGAAGATGTCTTATAAAGCAACATCTAGTGATGGTATCTATCAAATAAGTCATATCAATCCTCATTAGATAGAAGAAGTCAAGTCCTAGATAAAGTGTTGAATCTATAGTGAATCTCTAGCAAGGGGTCTTAAAGCTTAAAGgctgtgaaagagaggaagtgtgaatgcTCGCCTGGTCATGTGTCTTAGTGATCAGTGTCTTGTAAAATAATATGATTATCTCATGAGATACTAATGAAACTCTCACACATACACTAAAATATTTTATAACTCTCTCAGCCTTtataaaatcaccaaaaaatattatAGGTAAAATTATCACTCCAACGTTTAAGTTAATATGAAAATTATATGACTGAATGAGGTTTGAAttcaaattatatttgaaaagTGGCATGCTTAATTCTTATATAGTATGTCGGTTAATAGTTTGCTAATCTTTAAGCATAGAATGCAAAGATCTGTCTAAAGGATCTTTGATTCAGATCACCTGCACTGCACTATAGGCTAGGATAATATCCTTGCTTTGTGAGTGATGTGGTGAATCAGTGTGTCTCTCGATAGTAGCTATTGGGTCTTCTGACCGACCTAAAACACATTGAATCCAACTATAAACTATTTTACAATGTATGTGAAGTGTGCTATTTTtcctttaatatttataaatatttattattttcttatttaattattttactatatatattttctattattaataaacaataattttgtaaaataacTACAAATTTATTTtccatattaaattaattatatttttttgattataTTTATGAAAGTtgcaaaattattcataattagaAAAGAGAGGGTAATATTTCTTTTGTTAAGAAAAAAAAGCTTAATTTACGTACATTGTCGTATGTCATGTTAGATCTCTCAAATTTTTGTTCCGCTTAGATCTAACATCTCTCTATTCCATTTTATATGCGGTTATGAATGTAATCTAAGGTTCTTCTCTTTCTAGTTATATTTCCTTTTTAATCTTCCATGCTTTCAaataaattcaattcaattcattaCTATAATCTTGTTTGTTGATGTTATAGGTCTCACATTTTGTTAGGAAGTAATGACAAGAAGACAAGCAAGTTCCACGAGACGCAGTGATGGAACCTTTTCTTTTTCAGGAGTATTCAATTCCAAATCTAAATCTTCTCCTTTACTCTCCTTAATCCCTGTCCTTTTGGTAATTTTCTATATGCATCTTTCTTGGTAACATGGTTCTGTTTCTAATAATATGATGACTATGGTAATTAATCcatttttaattttggttttaaaATCTCAGGGAGGTTTGTTTCTCATTGTATATGCTTTTGGTGGGTCAGGTAACATGATTTAAACAATTTTCTTAAATTTACCTTGAATGTAAGTATTTAATACCTTGAATGGTGTATTAAACTTACCTTGAATGTAAGTATTTTATTATACTCAATTTTTACCAGCATAGTGTGGCTCAGTATGTGGATAATTGAGTCATTTGAGCTTGTGGTAAAGGCTTCAACCTCAAGATCATATACTTATGGAAGAACGTCTATTGAGAAAAGTTAATTCCTTAAATTAATCTCATTCTCTCTAAGGGACAAAATGCTGAGAGGTTAAGAATCAACACAAGAATAAAGTAACTGTAGTAGAGATGAGAATGTTGCGTTCAAAGATAGGTTtgaaatgaaaatattagagagtgttGAGGTATCGCCTAAggattgaaataaaaataatagagtgTTGGGGTATCGCCTATAGTAGAGAAGATGATGGAAAATAGGCTTACGTGGTTTGGACATGTAAATTGTGCGGTAAAGAGAGTAGATCAGATGGAAAGAAGTCAAACAATTAGAGAAACAGAAAGACCTAGAAAGActataagagaaattattaagaaaaatcttGAGATTACGGTTTGGATAGAAGCATGACTGTGAATAGAACATTATAGCAAAAGTTGATCCATATAGCCCatcccacttagtgggataaggcttgatTGTTGTTGTATCGAGAGGTGAGAGGTTAGTCTCTAAGGGCTAACTAAGGGATACATAAACATTTGTTGTTTGTTGGTGTAACCAGAGAGtattttgttttttactttttaattttgtCCAAATGTATTTTTTATGCTTCCATGTATATTTATGGACTGACTAATCTTATGTTTTTAAGTGAACAGGTCTCTTTAGAGGAAGGAGGAATGTTGTTAGCAGGGCTGAAGGTATTGGCTCTACAACCATGTTTCCAGAAAGTTGTTGAGACTGCTACATGTATAGTTATTGGTTTTTTTTATGGCTGTTTTGTTTTGAGAAGCCATGAATGCTTGAAAAGTATTCATATTTCCTTTAGATGCACTCTATGAGTTAAGGGCTTTGATTGCGTGAGAAGCTTATCATCATGTTTTCTGAAAAACATTGTTTTAGAAAGGAATACTTTAACATCTTTTAAGtacaaatatttaatttgttCTATCTTGTAGGTGATTTTTCATGCACATTTGAAGTTCAAAGTGCATTTCCTATTTTGAAGAACGTATACGGAAACAACATGAAAAATGTCTTGCATGTTGGTCCAGAGAGTTGTTCAGTGGTATCCAAATTGTTAAGAGAAGGTGAACTTGAAGCATGGGGTGTGGAGCCATATGACATAGAAGATGCTGATAGAAGCTGCAAGGCTCTAGTGCATAGAGGCGTCGTACGTGTTGCAGATATAAAATATCCTCTACCATACAGGCCAAAGTCTTTCTCACATGTCATAGTATCAGATGCTTTGGATTACATGTCGCCGAAATATTTAAACAAAACTCTTCCGGAGCTAGTAAGGGTATCTGCTGATGGTGTTATTATTTTAGCAGGTACTTCATTTTGAAAGTAAACGCGATCTCTCTCACACTGACTCTTGAGTAACTGTTTTTTCGGTCATGTCATTTCAATTTAACTTGTTTGATCCTAAATTTGGGAGCTTTCTTGTGTTTCAAGGTTCCCCTGGACAACAGAGAGAAGCAGCACAATTATCCAAATTCGGACGCCCGGTGAGTGGCTTTCTCTTGTGATTTTCTCTTTATAGCCTGAAACTCTATTATTGGGGTAGCAATAGCAGTAGAAACGGAACGACGATAATAGACTTTCCTACAGAAAATATCAATGTTATTTTGAATTGTTTTAGAAGACTTTTCTTTTCATTGTTGGTGACAACAAATGATTCTTCTGTGATTGTGAAGGCGAAAATGCGAAGTTCGTCTTGGTGGAAAGAATTTTTGGGTGAAACAAACTTAGAAGAAAATGTAGCTGCTGTCAAGAAGTTTGAACAAGCTGCATCTAAGATGTCTTACCATCCAACCTGTCAAATTTTCCACATCAAATCATACAACTGATATATCTTGAAGTTTAGTAAATGATTATTCTCCATATTCACCATTTTGTCACTTTTGTATTCCTATAAACATGTATGTATAATGTCATTAATTAAGCAATTTTGTTTTTACCACTTATGTACAACTTACAAGCATTAAGATGCTTGCTTGCTAAAAGAATAGTCACAGTCCTCAAACGTTTGTGTCCTTAAAAAAGGCTAGATATTGGGTTTGGTCCAACTATTTCTGGCTCAACCTGAAGTATGACGAGTCAATtatttagagaatttctttatagaccccctaccttcttggtcacccgcgGCGAAAACCCAAAAATATCCCtacttcaaaaatgcattttcaaagtaaattttttctagatttttctaaaattcggaaatgcatctcaataaacatcaaatggggtgttttcggagatgcatttatgGAATAACCCATTTTTGGGtgttttggaaatgcatttccgaaaaatagtgctaaaaagtatggaaaaattgACGAAGCGTTTGTGGTTTGTGATAGAGTCACAAAAATATCCAAGATGTTAGCACTGATAACACATCTACTGCCAATAACAATAATGCTGAAACAGATACCAGTCCAGCTGCTGCAGCCCAGCCCAATAACACACAAAGGCCCATACGCATCAAAACAAGGCCAAAATATCTCAGCAACTATGAATAAAATAATTGACAGTTGTACTTTCCTAGGATTCTAGAAGCTGCACAGCTCAGCAAATAAACTTGCTTTTGTTTTCTTTCCGTTAGAAAATCTTGTTAGAATATATCTTCAAATCCCTACATTCTAGGTTAGCCATTGGATCAATTGTTAGAATCTATCTTGATTGTATCAGTCTGCTATTTAAAGAGCAGAAGAATGAGGAAATGAATAAGAAATATTTCATAGTTTAGCATTGTTCAGGAGGTTACCTTGTCCTATAACTCAAGGCTAATTTACTCTTAATAACTTGGTGCTCTCATTAATCCTCCCTAATATCCAAACCATGGCTGGAAGACCCACAAATACAGAAAGGTTTGTGATCTCTCTGAGAAAGTCGACCTTATTCTTGCTCAACTTTCCACCATCAACCCAACTCAGCCAcccacaccaccaccaccacccacCCCCCACACCCACGACCCCATATCAAGCTTGAGGTTCCACGCATTAATGGCACAGATGTTATGGGTTGGATCTTCAAAATCAACCAGTTTTTTGACTATCATCAAACCCCTGATGAGGAACGTCTCACTGTTGCATCCTTTTACATGGAAGGTCCTGCACTAAGCTGGTACCAATACATGTTCCGCAACGGCCTCGTCACCACCTGGTTTGAACTATTGCAGTCCCTTGAAACTCGTTTTGCCCCTAGCTACTACGACGATCCCAGCCAAACTCTTTTCAAACTCACCCAACGAGGCACCCTCAACCAGTACCTTACAGACTTTGAACGTTTGGCCAATCGCATTGTTGGTTTACCCCCTCCTTTCGTCCTCAGCTGCTTTATTTCCGGCCTCTCCCCATAAATACGCCGCGAAGTACAAGCATTACAA encodes:
- the LOC131606962 gene encoding probable pectin methylesterase CGR3; its protein translation is MTRRQASSTRRSDGTFSFSGVFNSKSKSSPLLSLIPVLLGGLFLIVYAFGGSGLFRGRRNVVSRAEGDFSCTFEVQSAFPILKNVYGNNMKNVLHVGPESCSVVSKLLREGELEAWGVEPYDIEDADRSCKALVHRGVVRVADIKYPLPYRPKSFSHVIVSDALDYMSPKYLNKTLPELVRVSADGVIILAGSPGQQREAAQLSKFGRPAKMRSSSWWKEFLGETNLEENVAAVKKFEQAASKMSYHPTCQIFHIKSYN